In Salinibaculum sp. SYNS191, the genomic window CCCCAACGCGCCCCGCTGGAACACCGTCTACAAGATAGCCATGCAGACCTGGGCGCTGTGGGGTATCGCGGCGGCGGTCGCGCTGACGCGCGTGTACTCGCGCGCACGCCGTGCGCTCGCGGGCGCGAACGAGGCGGTCGACGTTCCCCGTCCCGGACTCCGTGCAGTCGCCGCGGTGACTGCGACGCTGTTGCTCGTCGCTCTGGCGACGTTCCCGACCTTCGCCGTCTGGACGGCCACGGACCCGATACTGGCCGGCGACGACCCGGACCTCTCGCTGAACGGGACCGCCCACGTCAGCGAGACACACGCCGACGGGATGCGCGCCATCGAGTGGCTCCGGACCGAGACGGAGGGCCAGCCGACGATGGTCTCCCGGCCGACCGACGACTCGGTCTACACGTGGGGCGAGGGGGCGAACCTCGCGGCCTCCTTTTCGGGCGTCCCCACACTGGCGGGGTGGCGCCACGCCGCCGGCTACCACGGCCTGGACCGCTACCGTGACCGCGTGAATTACACCGAGGCCATCTACGAGCGTGACTGGGCGGTGGCCCGGGACTCGCTGCGGTACTTCGAGGTCGAGTACATCTACGTCGGCCCCTCCGAGCGGGAGGCCTATGGCGAGCGCGACTTCGCCGCGCTGTCGCCGGCGGTCACCGTCGCCTACGAGAACCCGTCGGTGACCATCTACCGCGTCGACCAGTCGGCACTCGCCGACGACGCCGGGGGGTGACCGGCGGACAGAAACGACTATACTTGCCCCACCCTGTCCACCGATGTGACAGGCCACCCCGACGCCAGGACGGAAATTCCCGTCTCCGAGGTCTTACCCGGCTTTGCGGGGGCGTTTCCCTTCGAGCGCTTCAACGCGATGCAGTCAGAGGCGCTCCCGGCGCTGCTCGACTCGGAGGACAACGTCGTGGTCAGCGCCCCCACCGCCAGCGGCAAGACCGCCATCGCGGAAGTCGCCATCTGTCGCACGCTCGACGCGGACGGCACCGCCCTCTTTCTGGCTCCCCTGCGCGCGCTCACGAACGAGAAGGAACGCGAGTGGGAGCGCTTCGAGGACCTGGGCTACTCGGTGTACGTCGTCACCGGCGAGCGCGACCTGAACCCCCGCCGGGCCGAGCGCGCGGACATCCTCGTGATGACCCCGGAGAAGGCCGACTCCGCGACGCGCAAACACGACACGCGCCGCTATTCGTTCATCGAGGACGTCGACTGCTGTGTCATCGACGAGGTCCACCTGCTCGACTCCGACCGCCGCGGGAGTGTGCTCGAGGTGACCATCTCCCGCCTGCGTCGCCTCTGTGACCCCCGCGTCGTCGCGCTGTCGGCGACGATGCCCAACGTCGACGACGTGGCCGCGTGGCTCGACGCCCCCGAGGAGACCACCTTCGCCTTCGGCGAGGAGTACCGCCCGGTCCCCCTGGAGGCGGACGTGGCGACCTACAGCCACGGCGAGAACGCCTTCGCCGACAAGTACCGCCGCCTCTATCGCGCCCTCGATTTGACCGAGCAGCACATCCGCGACGAGGGGCAGGCGCTCGTGTTCGTCTCCTCGCGGCAGGACACCGTCCAGGCCGCGAAGACGACCCGCGACGAACTGACCGAGCGCGACATCCCCATCGGTGCCCGCGGGGACTACGACTTCCACAACGACGCCGCGGACCTGCAAAACGACACGCTGCGCCAGTCGGTGCTCGACGGCGTGGGCTTTCACCACGCCGGCCTCGCCCGCGAGGACAAGAACCGCGTCGAGGAGTGGTTCCGCGAGGGGAAGATACAGATTCTGTTCTCCACGTCGACGCTCGCCTGGGGCGTGAACCTCCCCGCACGCTGTGTCGTCATCCGCGACACGAAGCTCCACGACCCGCTGGAGGGCGAGGTCGACATGAGCCCGCTGGACGTCCTCCAGATGCTCGGCCGGGCGGGGCGGCCGGGCTACGACGACCGGGGGTACGCCTGGGTCGTCTGCGACCGCTCCGACGCCGACCGCTACCGCGCCCTCTTGAAAGACGGCAAGACGATCGAGTCGCGGCTGGCAGAGACGCCCAACGAGGCCAGCGACCCGGTCGCCACGGACCTCGCCGTCCACCTCAACGCCGAAATCGCGCTGGGGACCGTCGGCGACGTCGAGGACGCGATGGACTGGTTAGAGACCACCTTCTACTACGTCCGCGCCCAGCGGGCGTCGGACTACGTCGCCGGCGACGCCCTGCGCGAGCGCGTCAGCGACACGCTCCAGTGGCTGGTCGACCGCGAGTTCGTCGAGATGGACGGTCTCTCGGTCGAACCCACCGCGCTCGGCCGCCTCGCCTCCTCCTTCTACCTCCGCCTGGAGACCGCCCGGCGCTTCGCCGACCTGACCGACCGCGAGGACTTCTCGGAACTCGACGTCCTCCGGGCCGTCGCCAGCACGACCGAGTTCCAGAGCGTCAGCGCCCGCTCCGACGAGGAGGAGGCCGTCGCCGCGGTGCTGGGCGACGCCGCGGCGGACCTGGAGGCCGGCCCGCGGAAGGTGCTGGCCATCCTCCGCGCGGGGATGAACGGGACCACGCCGTCGGCGCTCAAAAGCGACGCGTGGATCATCCGCCAGAACGCGCTGCGCCTGCTGGCCGCGCTCCGGGCGGTCGTCGACCGCTTCGGGACGCCCGAGCAGGCCAACCTCGTCTGCCGCGTCGAGGCCCGCGTCGACCACGGCATCAGCGACGACGCCGTCGGCCTGACCGCTATCGACGGCGTCGGAGCGACGCGGGTCGGCAAACTCGCCGCCGCCGGCTTCCGGACGCCCGCGGACCTCGTCGAGGCGGGGACAGACCGCCTCGCCGCGGCCGGACTGGGCGAGGGTGCAGCCGAGCGCGTCGTCGAGCACGCACGGGAACTGCCCGCCATCGACGTCGACTGGGGCGGGTTCCCCGAGACCGTCGGCCGGGGCGAGCGGGCGCTCCACGAGGTGACGGTCCGGACGACCGCCGGCAGCGCCCGCGCGGGCCTGCGCGTGACGGTCAACGGCCGGGAGATGACACGCAAGGACAGCTACCTCGGCGAGACGACGCTGCCGGTCGCGGTCTTCGGCGGCGACGACGCGGACCTGGAGTTTTCTGTCCACGTCACCTTCCCCGACCTGCCGCTCCCACCGGTCGTCCACAGTCGCTCGGTCCGCGTGGTCGAGTGACCCGTCTGGTAGCGAAACGGCAGCAGAACTGTTCGTAAAACCTCTAAAAGAATCTGGGGTGGTTATGAAACGTCTGTAGAACCGTGTAAAACGTCCCGTATCCGGTCCAAGCCGACGAAAACGACCCGAAATCGCGCTAGCCGTCGACCCGTTATATGGAGGTATGCGTGTATAGGTTGGCGTGAGGAGACCCACCATGTCGAACGCGTCCCCCTTCGAGTCCGATTCCAGCGCGTCACTCCGGCGACGCGTGACCGCACAGCCCTTTCAGAGTGTTTGCCTGCCGGCGGTCCGCTTCGTCGGCTTCTGGACGGCGGTCCTGCTGCCGTTCGTCCTGGTGAGCATGCTCGTCACCGGGCTAGCCGGTCAGTCCCCGTCGCTGGTCGGCGGCCTGCTGGCGTGTAACGTCGCCGGACTGGTCCTCGGGCGC contains:
- a CDS encoding DEAD/DEAH box helicase is translated as MPVSEVLPGFAGAFPFERFNAMQSEALPALLDSEDNVVVSAPTASGKTAIAEVAICRTLDADGTALFLAPLRALTNEKEREWERFEDLGYSVYVVTGERDLNPRRAERADILVMTPEKADSATRKHDTRRYSFIEDVDCCVIDEVHLLDSDRRGSVLEVTISRLRRLCDPRVVALSATMPNVDDVAAWLDAPEETTFAFGEEYRPVPLEADVATYSHGENAFADKYRRLYRALDLTEQHIRDEGQALVFVSSRQDTVQAAKTTRDELTERDIPIGARGDYDFHNDAADLQNDTLRQSVLDGVGFHHAGLAREDKNRVEEWFREGKIQILFSTSTLAWGVNLPARCVVIRDTKLHDPLEGEVDMSPLDVLQMLGRAGRPGYDDRGYAWVVCDRSDADRYRALLKDGKTIESRLAETPNEASDPVATDLAVHLNAEIALGTVGDVEDAMDWLETTFYYVRAQRASDYVAGDALRERVSDTLQWLVDREFVEMDGLSVEPTALGRLASSFYLRLETARRFADLTDREDFSELDVLRAVASTTEFQSVSARSDEEEAVAAVLGDAAADLEAGPRKVLAILRAGMNGTTPSALKSDAWIIRQNALRLLAALRAVVDRFGTPEQANLVCRVEARVDHGISDDAVGLTAIDGVGATRVGKLAAAGFRTPADLVEAGTDRLAAAGLGEGAAERVVEHARELPAIDVDWGGFPETVGRGERALHEVTVRTTAGSARAGLRVTVNGREMTRKDSYLGETTLPVAVFGGDDADLEFSVHVTFPDLPLPPVVHSRSVRVVE